One part of the [Synechococcus] sp. NIES-970 genome encodes these proteins:
- a CDS encoding AIR synthase related protein, with product MTDVVFVGGGHSHAIALKMWGMNPLPEARLTLISDVSDTPYSGMLPGYVAGFYDYAETHIDLRRLATFARADFLKDRAIALDLNQKLIHCQQRPPVRFDYLSLDIGSTPSIATIPGVAEYAIPAKPVPQFLNAWQQILKTAKEHPDQTQDIIIVGGGAGGTELAFNIHHALSQRLTNPASLTLHLVHRGSRLMETNQNPQVSRQAMRLLQKRGIHVHLQETVTAVTPTGLRCAAGLELRGKVIWVTQASAPTWLQASGLQTDDQGFVVVDPTLRSPSHPFVFAAGDIATIANHPRPKAGVFAVRQGKPLFENLQRTLKGKTLICHRPQKRYLALIGTGDQQAFATRGKLSWRSPLLWRWKDHIDRQFMAQFQDLTPLKPMGSPMGATPKMYCAGCGAKVGKSVLSSSLGSLSVPKHPDVLLGLDAPDDAAVLQLPPDQLLVQTVDYFPSLLNDPFLLGQIVTHHCLSDLYAMGATPHSVLVLATLPHGKAAVQQGLLAQLLAGVLAVLNVQKIALIGGHTNEGDRLGLGLTCNGLLQKDAIWRKTALQADQVFILTKSLGTGTLFAAEMQGKAQGSWIDGAIASMQQSNQRAAAILRQHRATACTDVTGFGLAGHLLEMLQPSGLCAELDIEKLPLLPGAKETLQGGFISSLAPQNHTAEQAIQVDMERREQPWYEILFDPQTSGGLLAAIAPEEAQACLGKLHQAGYTESAVIGRTIAAAQMSGQIIVI from the coding sequence ATGACCGATGTTGTTTTTGTGGGAGGTGGTCACAGCCATGCGATCGCCTTAAAAATGTGGGGAATGAATCCCCTTCCGGAGGCTCGCCTCACCTTGATCAGTGACGTTAGCGATACTCCCTATTCCGGAATGTTACCGGGCTATGTGGCGGGTTTTTATGATTATGCTGAAACCCACATTGATCTGCGCCGTTTAGCTACTTTTGCCCGGGCAGATTTTCTCAAAGATCGGGCGATCGCCCTCGATTTAAACCAAAAACTCATCCATTGCCAACAGCGCCCTCCTGTACGTTTCGATTACCTTTCCCTAGACATTGGCAGTACCCCCAGTATCGCAACTATCCCTGGCGTTGCGGAATATGCCATTCCTGCCAAGCCCGTGCCCCAATTTCTCAACGCCTGGCAGCAAATTCTGAAAACCGCCAAGGAGCACCCGGATCAAACCCAAGACATCATCATTGTCGGTGGTGGCGCTGGCGGTACAGAACTGGCCTTCAATATTCACCATGCCCTCAGCCAACGGTTAACAAATCCCGCCTCCCTCACTTTGCATCTAGTTCACCGGGGTTCTCGGTTGATGGAAACCAACCAAAATCCCCAGGTCAGTCGCCAGGCAATGCGGCTCTTACAAAAACGGGGCATTCATGTGCATCTCCAGGAAACGGTCACCGCCGTGACGCCGACAGGATTGCGATGCGCCGCGGGCTTAGAACTCAGGGGCAAAGTCATTTGGGTCACCCAAGCCTCAGCACCAACCTGGCTGCAGGCAAGTGGTCTACAAACCGATGACCAGGGCTTTGTGGTGGTAGATCCAACCTTGCGATCGCCCTCCCATCCTTTTGTGTTTGCCGCCGGAGATATTGCCACCATCGCAAACCATCCCCGGCCAAAGGCAGGCGTCTTTGCGGTGCGCCAAGGCAAGCCCCTCTTTGAAAATCTGCAACGTACCCTCAAGGGAAAAACCCTTATTTGTCATAGACCCCAAAAACGCTACCTGGCACTGATTGGGACTGGAGATCAGCAAGCCTTTGCTACCCGGGGAAAATTGAGTTGGCGATCGCCTCTGCTCTGGCGTTGGAAAGATCACATTGACCGGCAATTTATGGCCCAATTTCAAGACTTGACACCGCTAAAGCCAATGGGCTCCCCAATGGGGGCAACGCCGAAAATGTATTGTGCCGGCTGCGGAGCGAAAGTGGGCAAAAGTGTTTTGAGCAGCAGTCTGGGCAGCTTGAGCGTACCCAAGCATCCAGATGTTCTCCTCGGCCTTGATGCCCCCGATGATGCGGCGGTGCTCCAGCTCCCCCCGGATCAGCTTTTGGTGCAAACGGTGGATTATTTTCCGAGCCTACTGAATGATCCTTTTTTACTCGGGCAAATCGTTACTCACCACTGCCTTAGTGACCTCTACGCCATGGGGGCAACCCCCCATAGTGTCTTGGTTTTGGCAACACTCCCCCACGGAAAAGCAGCGGTACAACAGGGTCTTTTGGCACAACTTTTGGCCGGGGTATTAGCTGTTTTGAACGTCCAAAAAATTGCTCTGATTGGTGGCCATACCAATGAGGGCGATCGCCTTGGCTTAGGGCTCACCTGCAACGGTCTATTGCAAAAAGATGCAATTTGGCGCAAAACAGCGCTTCAAGCAGATCAAGTCTTTATTTTGACAAAATCTTTGGGTACAGGTACGCTTTTTGCCGCAGAAATGCAAGGAAAAGCCCAGGGCAGCTGGATCGATGGGGCGATCGCCTCAATGCAACAATCCAATCAACGGGCAGCGGCAATCCTCCGGCAACATAGGGCCACCGCCTGCACCGATGTGACGGGCTTTGGGCTGGCGGGTCACCTATTGGAGATGCTCCAGCCCTCAGGTCTATGTGCCGAACTTGATATAGAAAAATTGCCCCTATTGCCAGGGGCTAAAGAAACCCTCCAAGGGGGATTTATCAGTTCCCTCGCCCCCCAAAACCACACCGCAGAGCAGGCAATTCAAGTGGACATGGAGCGGCGGGAACAGCCTTGGTATGAAATCCTTTTTGATCCCCAGACGTCTGGGGGACTGTTGGCGGCGATCGCCCCCGAAGAAGCCCAAGCCTGTCTTGGCAAGTTGCACCAAGCGGGTTACACCGAAAGTGCCGTCATTGGCCGGACGATCGCCGCAGCTCAAATGTCTGGCCAAATTATTGTGATATGA